A stretch of the Pygocentrus nattereri isolate fPygNat1 chromosome 29, fPygNat1.pri, whole genome shotgun sequence genome encodes the following:
- the LOC108416412 gene encoding DLA class II histocompatibility antigen, DR-1 beta chain-like: protein MILILQLLLALSLRADGYSWYQVLDCISRSSDLSDSEYITTYYFNKDPFLRFNSTVGEFVGYTELGVKNAELFNKGPEVQRMRGELERYCKPNLQLVYTHILDKAVKPKIRLTSEKQASQGHPALLMCSAYGFYPPAIDVYWLRDGEKVTSDVVSTEEMADGNWYYQIHSHLEYTPTSGEKISCVVEHASSKKPIIVDWGGSFPDSDRDKIFIGASGFVLGIILSTAGFLYYKKKSPEFL, encoded by the exons ATGATCCTGATTCTGCAGCTGCTGCTCGCTCTGAGTCTGAGAGCAG ATGGATACAGTTGGTACCAAGTTTTAGACTGTATCTCCAGGTCATCAGATCTCTCAGATTCGGAATATATTACTACATATTATTTCAATAAGGATCCATTCTTACGGTTTAACAGCACGGTGGGGGAGTTTGTTGGATACACTGAGCTCGGAGTGAAGAACGCAGAGCTCTTTAATAAAGGACCTGAAGTACAGCGGATGAGAGGCGAGCTGGAGAGATACTGCAAACCCAACCTACAGTTAGTCTACACTCATATTCTGGATAAAGCAG TCAAGCCGAAGATCCGTCTCACATCAGAAAAGCAGGCCAGTCAGGGTCACCCAGCCCTGCTGATGTGCAGCGCGTATGGCTTCTACCCCCCAGCCATCGACGTGTACTGGCTGAGAGACGGTGAAAAGGTGACCTCTGATGTGGTGTCCACTGAGGAGATGGCTGATGGAAACTGGTACTACCAGATCCATTCCCATCTGGAGTACACGCCCACATCTGGAGAGAAGATCTCCTGTGTGGTGGAGCACGCCAGCTCTAAGAAGCCCATCATTGTTGACTGGG GAGGTTCTTTTCCTGATTCTGACCGGGACAAGATTTTTATCGGAGCTTCAGGGTTCGTGTTGGGGATCATCCTGTCCACTGCTGGATTCCTCTACTACAAGAAGAAATCTCCAG AGTTCCTGTGA
- the LOC108415515 gene encoding H-2 class II histocompatibility antigen, A-U alpha chain-like: MKLCLILIWSVFLSTEAKIQHKNTYITLCSETEKEVMYGLDGEEMWHADFSEGKGVMTLPQFADPFSYVEGTYEAAVADVEVCKQNLAVFVEATKSPAEPKIAPQSSLYSEDDVELGSNNTLICYITGFYPAHVKVSWTKNDIDVTSEASLSRYYVTDDGTFNLVSRLSFIPKKDDIYTCTVDHAALDRPLTKAWDVQVPPPSLGPTVFCVAGLAAGLLGTAVGIFFFIKGSHKGSSKGNCGKQSADFVRWALLSEQKLLELLGKKKLVGKTTPLTFK, encoded by the exons TTCAGCACAAGAACACCTACATAACCCTGTGctctgagacagagaaagaggtgaTGTACGGACTGGATGGAGAAGAAATGTGGCACGCCGACTTCAGTGAGGGGAAAGGAGTGATGACCCTGCCACAGTTTGCAGATCCTTTCTCCTATGTAGAAGGAACCTATGAGGCGGCTGTTGCTGATGTGGAAGTCTGTAAACAAAACTTGGCTGTTTTTGTAGAAGCTACCAAGAGCCCCGCAGAACCAAAGA TTGCTCCTCAAAGCTCACTCTACTCAGAGGACGATGTGGAGCTGGGCTCTAATAACACCCTCATCTGCTACATCACTGGATTCTACCCAGCACACGTGAAAGTTTCATGGACCAAGAATGATATAGATGTGACGAGTGAAGCTTCCCTCAGCAGATATTACGTTACTGATGATGGAACCTTCAACCTGGTCTCTCGTCTGAGCTTCATTCCAAAGAAGGACGATATCTACACCTGCACTGTGGACCATGCAGCCCTGGACAGACCACTGACCAAAGCATGGG ATGTGCAGGTCCCTCCTCCCAGTCTGGGTCCGACTGTGTTCTGTGTAGCGGGTCTGGCTGCAGGACTGCTGGGAACCGCGGTTGgaatcttcttcttcatcaAAGGAAGCCACAAAGGAAGCAGCAAAGGAAACTGCGGGAAACAGAGTGCAGACTTCGTGCGGTGGGCTTTACTCTCAGAGCAGAAGTTACTCGAGCTCCTCGGGAAAAAGAAGCTGGTTGGGAAAAcgacgcctctgacttttaaatga